From Saccharibacillus brassicae:
ACTGCTGCAGCGTGCTTTTCACTTTGCCCGACAGCAGGTGCTGGGCGCGGAAAAAGATATTGCCGTCGACGTTTTTGCGGCCGATCGTGTAGGCCAGATGGTCGGCCAGCTCGGAAGCGCTGCTCCAGCCGGCTTCGGACGTGCCGACTTTGTAGGCGGCTTCGCCGATATACAGATCGACGTCGGTACCGTCGACCGTATCGGCCCACCAATCGACAAGCGTTTTGTAATTGGCGGCGGTGTTGACGTTGCTCCAATAGATCTGCGGTACGACATAATCGACCCATTCGTTTTTGATCCAGGTGCGCGCGTCCGCGTACGTCGAATCGTACGCCGTAACGCCTGCGCGCGTGGAGGAGCCGAGCGGATCGCTCGAACCGTTGCGCCATACGCCGAACGGGCTGACCCCGTAGCGCACGTCCGCTTTGACGGCGTGGATCGACTGTCCCAGCGTCTGCACGAAGCTGTTGATGTTCGCGCGGCGCCAGTCGCCTTTGTTTTTGTAGGCGGCGGTATTGTACAGGCTGTACGTGCCGTCGTCGCCGAATTTCTTGGCGGACGATTCGCCGTACGGATAGAAATAGTCGTCCAGATGCACGCCGTCGATATCGTAGTTGTTCACGACTTCCATCACGTCGTCGATGACGGATTGGCGCGCGGCGGGAATGCCCGGATTGATATACAGTTTGCCGTCGAAATTGACGATCCAATCCGGATGCGCTTTGGCGACGTGGTTCGAAGCCAGGTTCGACGTCGACGTGCCCGTGCTGGCGCGGAACGGATTGAACCAGGCATGGAATTCCATGCCGCGCTTATGCGCTTCTTCGATCATGAACGACAGCGGATCGTAGCCCGGGTCTTTGCCGGCCGTGCCGGTCAGGACGTTCGACCACGGCACGAGCGACGATTTGTACAGCGCGTCCGCGCTCGGGCGTACCTGCACGAAGACGGCGTTGATGCCGGTCTCCTGCAGTTGGTCCAGCATGGCGGAGAACTGCGTTTTTTGCGTCGCCGCGGTTTTGGACGACGGCCAGTCGAGACTCGATACGGTCGCGACCCAGGCGCCGCGCAGCGCGGTCAGGTTGCCCTGATTGTCCGGCACGCCGGGTACGGGCACGCCGACCGGACCGTCCGGCGTCGTCAGCGTAATCGTCTGCGTCGCCTGGTTCCAGTTGACGTTCAGTCCGAGTCCCTGGCCGACGAAACGCAGCGGAACCATGATCCGGCCGCCCAGGCTCGTCACCGGAGCTTCTAGTTCAACGGAATTGCCGTTGACAAACGCCGTTTTCGCGCCGAGCGGGATCGACAGCAGCGTGCCGCCCTGATTGATCGTGACGACCTTGTCGCTTTGCGACCATTGAATCTGCGCGCCGAGATTTTCGCTGACGAGCCGCATCGGCACGAGCGTCGTATTCGACACGATATAAGGATCGACGTCTCCTTGAATCCGTTGTCCGTCGAGAACGATCGAGATGACGGAAGCCGCGTGAGCCCGGCTTCCTCCGAATCCGCCCCCTGCCGGGAGCAGCAGCATCACTGCCAACAGTACCATTAATCCTTGACGCCATTTCATTTGTGCATCTTCCCTCATTTCCATTGATTTCGTCCGGCCGCTTGCTTCGCGTACCGGGGTTTGCTCCCTGCTCTTTGACGGGCAAACCGCCGACTTTGTTTCACACCTCCCGTATCCTGCTAACCGTTATACGCGCCGCACCGCCCGATTGTAGCGCTGGCGCGCCAAGAAAACTTTGGGAACTTGCCCGGAGGCCCTGCCGGCGCAAACAAAAAGGCATCTGTGTGCCGGGGCCACAGACGCCTTCTTTAGAATTCGCTCGTTCCTTCGTCCTGAACGACCTTGAGTTCTTCGAGCCGCTTCGGATCGCGGCCGAAATATTCGACCAGCGACTCGATCCGCGTGATCGAATCCCAACTCAGATGATGCTCGATACCTTCGACGTCCTGATAAATGCGGCTTTCTTCCACGCCGATCAAACGCAAAAATTCTTCAAGCAGCTGATGGCGGTCCACCAATCGCTTGCCGATTTTTTTGCCTTTGCTCGTCAGAATGAGGCCGCGATATTTTTCGTAGACCAGATATTCGTCTTTGTCGAGCTTTTGAATCATTTTGGTGACCGAAGAAGGATGAACCTCAAGCCCTTCGGCGATGTCCGATACCCGGGCATAGCCTTTTTCGTCGATCAACTGGTAGATGCGCTCCAAATAATCTTCCATACTGGGCGTTGGCATCCGCTTCCCTCTTTTCCTCGACTTAGAAGCCCGGCGCGCGGTCTTCCTCGTTAATGACGCCGATAAACGGACGTCCCGTTCTGTCGGCGGAAGGCCGAATACGTACACGGTCCGCCAAAAACAGCTCTTACCATGATACCTTTATTCGCGGTCCATTGGCAAGTTTACGACATAAAAAAAGAGGATATCCGTCAGACGGTATATCCTCTTCGGGCGACCAGCGTCAGCAGCAGCATCAAAATGAGCAGCAGTACGATCGTCGCTCCGGGCGCGAAGTTCCAGATGCCCGCGATGACCAATCCGGCGATAACCGCGATCTCGGCCACAACGACGGACAGCAGGATGGACATGCGGAAACTTTTGGCCAAAAACAGGCTGCACGCGACCGGAATGGTCAGCAGCGCCGAGACGAGCAGCGCGCCCACGATCTTGATCGCCGTGCTGATGACGAGCGCCGCAAGCACGGTAATGAGCATGTTGAGCAGCTTGACCGGAAGTCCGCTGACCGCCGCCGCGTCTTCCTCGAACGTCAGCAGGAACAGCTCTTTGTAGAAAATAACGACGACGGCCACGACGATCGCCGTGACTCCGCCCACCAGATACAGATCGGTGCGTCCGAGCGTATAGATGCTGCCGAACAAATAGCTGGTGACGTCGGTGTTATAGCCCTGTCCCAGCGTGAACAGGAACGACGCCATCGCGACCCCGCCCGACATGATGACCGCGATCGACAATTCGGCATAGCCTTTGTAGGCTCTGCGCAGCTTCTCGATCCCGAAAGACGAGATCACCGCGAAGACGAGGCCGACGACGAGCGGATACACGTTGATCAGGAAGCCGAGCGCCACGCCCGCGATCGTCACATGCGCCAGCGTGTCGCCGATCATCGACAACCGCCGCAGCACGAGAAAGATGCCGATCAGCGGCGCCGTCAATCCGATCAACAGCCCGCCGAGCAGTGCGCGTTGAAAAAAGTCGCTGAATAAAATTTCCAAGTTACCGTCTCCTTACGTTCATTCCGCGGAATGGACGAGCGGCAGCGAATGCTGCAGGTCCGTCCCGGCGCAGTCCAGATCATCGTGCGAATGGCGCACGAAAAACTTGATCTTGCCGTTCTGCTGCCGCGGTTCCTTGCCCAAATAATCTTCCAGCCGGTCGATGTCGTGCGAGACCATCAGGAACGTGATGTTGTGATGCTGGTGCATATGGCGGATCAATTCGAAAAATCCGTCCTGCGTCTCGGCGTCGATCCCGACCGTCGGCTCGTCGAGCACGAGCAGGTCCGGCTGGTTGATCATCGCCCGCGCCAGAAACACACGCTGCTGCTGGCCGCCCGACAACCGCCCGATCCGTTTGTCGGCGATGTCCTCGATCCGCATAACCTGCAGCGCGTCGTCAAGCTTCGCTTTGGCTTCGCGGGTCAGACGGCGGAACAGATTCTTGTTCGTGTACAAGCCGGACGTAACCACTTCGCGCACCGTTGCCGGAAACAGCATATTGAGCGCGTTTTTCTGCGGCACGTAGCCGATCCGTTCCCAGTCGCGGAAGCGGCGGATCGGTTCGCCGAACATGCGGATCTCGCCGCTTGTCGGCGGCATCAAGCCGACGAGCATTTTGAGCAACGTCGTTTTGCCGGCTCCGTTGGAACCGACGATCCCCACGAAGTCGCGCTCCTTCACGCTGAAACTCAACTCTTTGAGCACATGCTGGTCTTTGTAGGAAAAAGACACGTCGCGCAGCTCGATCATCGGCTGATGGCAGTCCAATGCCGGAATGGCGGACATGGCAATCCCTCCTTTCGGTTAAACGCTTCGTTGCTATTCTATCAAGTGCCATGCTATAAGTTCTCTTCTATAGTGTACCTCTTTTTATTGTAAAGCGAGCAGCAGATTTTGCAAATTGTTTTGCATCAGGCTGAAATAGTCGTCGCCGTTCTTCGCCTGATCCTGCGTCAGCCCTTCGACCGGGTTCAGCACGAGCGTCTCCACGCCCGCTTCGCCGGCCAGCGTCTTGGCCAGACGGTCGGACACGAGTTCCTCGAAGAAAATGTAGCGGATGCCTTCTTCCTTGACCATATTGGCCAGGTTCAGCATATCCTGCGCGCGCGGCTCGGCGTCCGGCGACAAGCCCATGATCGCGTGCTGCGACAGGCCGTAATCGCGGGCCAGGTAACCGAACGCCTGGTGCGAGACGACGATCTCCTTGTTCGGCACGGCGGACAGCTTCTCTGTAAAGTCGGCGTCGAGCTGCTTCAGCTTGTCCGCAAGTCCGGTGTACCGCTGTTCGTAGCCGGCTTTGTGCGCCGGATCGGCCGCGACCAATTCATCGCGAATATTGCCGGCCATGATCAGCGCCGATTTGGGGCTGACCCAGGTGTGCGGATCGATATGCTTCGCATCGGCCGACGCTTCGGCATGTTCGTCTTCCGCGTGTTCTTCGCCTTCGTGCGCATGTTCGTCTTCCGCGTGCGCTTCGCCTTCGTGCGCATGTTCGTCTTCCGCGGCGCCGTGGTTATGCCCGTCGTCTTCGGCCGTCGTGATCAGTTCGACGCCTTGGCTTACTTCGACGGCTTTGACCTGCGTGCCGGAATCGAGCCCTTTGAGGAAATCGGGCACCCAGCCTTCCAGGCCGGCTCCGTTATACAGGAACAGCTGCGCTTTGGACGTATTGACGATATCCTGGCCGCGCGGGGTCCAGTCGTGCGGTTCCACGCCGGTCGGCAGCAGGTTGATGACGTTGGCGTCTTCGCCGCCGATCTCGGCG
This genomic window contains:
- a CDS encoding metal ABC transporter solute-binding protein, Zn/Mn family — its product is MLTPNRSAGRLMLVLALSALLVLSACGRNTSGTTIVDDKVNVVTTFYPIYEFAAEIGGEDANVINLLPTGVEPHDWTPRGQDIVNTSKAQLFLYNGAGLEGWVPDFLKGLDSGTQVKAVEVSQGVELITTAEDDGHNHGAAEDEHAHEGEAHAEDEHAHEGEEHAEDEHAEASADAKHIDPHTWVSPKSALIMAGNIRDELVAADPAHKAGYEQRYTGLADKLKQLDADFTEKLSAVPNKEIVVSHQAFGYLARDYGLSQHAIMGLSPDAEPRAQDMLNLANMVKEEGIRYIFFEELVSDRLAKTLAGEAGVETLVLNPVEGLTQDQAKNGDDYFSLMQNNLQNLLLALQ
- a CDS encoding metal ABC transporter ATP-binding protein, encoding MSAIPALDCHQPMIELRDVSFSYKDQHVLKELSFSVKERDFVGIVGSNGAGKTTLLKMLVGLMPPTSGEIRMFGEPIRRFRDWERIGYVPQKNALNMLFPATVREVVTSGLYTNKNLFRRLTREAKAKLDDALQVMRIEDIADKRIGRLSGGQQQRVFLARAMINQPDLLVLDEPTVGIDAETQDGFFELIRHMHQHHNITFLMVSHDIDRLEDYLGKEPRQQNGKIKFFVRHSHDDLDCAGTDLQHSLPLVHSAE
- a CDS encoding family 10 glycosylhydrolase translates to MKWRQGLMVLLAVMLLLPAGGGFGGSRAHAASVISIVLDGQRIQGDVDPYIVSNTTLVPMRLVSENLGAQIQWSQSDKVVTINQGGTLLSIPLGAKTAFVNGNSVELEAPVTSLGGRIMVPLRFVGQGLGLNVNWNQATQTITLTTPDGPVGVPVPGVPDNQGNLTALRGAWVATVSSLDWPSSKTAATQKTQFSAMLDQLQETGINAVFVQVRPSADALYKSSLVPWSNVLTGTAGKDPGYDPLSFMIEEAHKRGMEFHAWFNPFRASTGTSTSNLASNHVAKAHPDWIVNFDGKLYINPGIPAARQSVIDDVMEVVNNYDIDGVHLDDYFYPYGESSAKKFGDDGTYSLYNTAAYKNKGDWRRANINSFVQTLGQSIHAVKADVRYGVSPFGVWRNGSSDPLGSSTRAGVTAYDSTYADARTWIKNEWVDYVVPQIYWSNVNTAANYKTLVDWWADTVDGTDVDLYIGEAAYKVGTSEAGWSSASELADHLAYTIGRKNVDGNIFFRAQHLLSGKVKSTLQQYWAN
- the mntR gene encoding transcriptional regulator MntR codes for the protein MPTPSMEDYLERIYQLIDEKGYARVSDIAEGLEVHPSSVTKMIQKLDKDEYLVYEKYRGLILTSKGKKIGKRLVDRHQLLEEFLRLIGVEESRIYQDVEGIEHHLSWDSITRIESLVEYFGRDPKRLEELKVVQDEGTSEF
- a CDS encoding metal ABC transporter permease; the encoded protein is MEILFSDFFQRALLGGLLIGLTAPLIGIFLVLRRLSMIGDTLAHVTIAGVALGFLINVYPLVVGLVFAVISSFGIEKLRRAYKGYAELSIAVIMSGGVAMASFLFTLGQGYNTDVTSYLFGSIYTLGRTDLYLVGGVTAIVVAVVVIFYKELFLLTFEEDAAAVSGLPVKLLNMLITVLAALVISTAIKIVGALLVSALLTIPVACSLFLAKSFRMSILLSVVVAEIAVIAGLVIAGIWNFAPGATIVLLLILMLLLTLVARRGYTV